From the Leucoraja erinacea ecotype New England chromosome 33, Leri_hhj_1, whole genome shotgun sequence genome, one window contains:
- the LOC129712786 gene encoding UDP-glucuronosyltransferase 2C1-like: MKHSNWRSELLAIFVLCAIITLSSPIKILVVPVDGSHWVNMKILVEELNLRGHKITVVHPSTSWYIKEKPDLYQSIVVQMEECLGKNKTEEIIQGYLQKVLTALRYGMTPWAYIQVQYQMWYALYYYHQCAGQIIVAIFKNKVVLNQIEDANFDLVLTDPAFGVGPILASYFKLPMVYNVRWLPNKEAHLLSAPSPLSYIPITGSHLTDKMTFLERTWNVVLNLNQIIISEFLINPIYNELCHRYLGPNTDFQGILLSSDVWLMRVDFVFEFPRPTMPNIVYIGGFQCKPARPLAAEFEEFVQSSGKHGLVVMSMGTIVSFLPMEITIKIAEALSQIPQKVIWRYDGETPPNIGNNTLLAKWIPQNDLLGHPNTRAFVSHGGTNGIYEAIYHGVPVIGIPLLFDQFDNLIRLKSRGAAKVINVATMHSTDLLQALNEVINGTSYGDNMKRLSVLHRDQPESPMERAVFWVEYVARHKGAGHLRSESHRLPWYAYYCVDVMIFLLSVLLLLTVLVVGTLKKLCRIALKKKQKIH, encoded by the coding sequence ATGAAACATTCAAACTGGCGGAGTGAATTACTGGCCATATTTGTTCTTTGTGCCATTATCACCCTGTCATCACCAATAAAGATATTGGTTGTACCTGTCGATGGAAGTCACTGGGTCAATATGAAAATCCTAGTGGAAGAACTGAACCTTCGTGGACACAAAATTACTGTGGTTCATCCCTCAACATCCTGGTATATCAAAGAAAAGCCTGATCTTTATCAATCCATTGTGGTCCAAATGGAAGAATGCCTtgggaaaaacaaaacagaagaaaTAATACAAGGTTATCTACAAAAGGTACTGACAGCCTTAAGGTATGGGATGACACCGTGGGCATATATTCAGGTGCAATATCAGATGTGGTATGCCTTGTATTACTATCATCAATGTGCTGGACAGATCATTGttgcaatatttaaaaacaaagttGTATTAAATCAAATTGAAGATGCCAACTTTGACTTGGTGCTTACAGATCCTGCTTTTGGTGTAGGTCCAATTCTGGCTTCTTACTTCAAGCTTCCAATGGTGTACAACGTACGGTGGCTCCCTAACAAGGAAGCCCACTTACTCTCCGCCCCATCACCACTCTCCTACATCCCCATCACCGGTTCACATTTGACGGATAAAATGACCTTCCTTGAAAGGACATGGAACGTCGTTCTGAATCTAAATCAGATCATTATTTCGGAATTCCTCATTAACCCCATTTACAATGAACTCTGCCACCGGTACCTGGGGCCAAATACAGACTTTCAAGGAATTCTTCTGAGCTCTGATGTGTGGCTGATGAGGGTGGATTTTGTGTTTGAATTCCCAAGACCCACCATGCCAAACATTGTGTACATCGGAGgcttccagtgtaaaccagcacggcctctggcagcagagtttgagGAGTTTGTTCAAAGCTCAGGGAAACATGGACTTGTTGTAATGTCAATGGGAACTATTGTCAGTTTCTTGCCAATGGAGATTACAATAAAAATAGCAGAAGCTTTATCTCAAATCCCCCAGAAGGTTATCTGGAGATATGATGGTGAGACCCCTCCCAATATAGGGAATAATACACTGCTGGCAAAATGGATCCCTCAGAACGACCTGCTGGGTCACCCCAACACACGAGCCTTTGTTTCACACGGAGGCACCAATGGGATTTATGAAGCCATCTACCATGGGGTGCCAGTGATCGGCATACCTCTGCTTTTTGACCAGTTTGACAATTTAATTAGACTCAAATCCCGAGGAGCAGCAAAAGTGATCAACGTTGCAACCATGCATTCCACAGATCTGTTACAGGCACTCAACGAGGTGATAAACGGCACATCTTATGGGGACAACATGAAGAGACTCTCCGTTCTCCATCGGGACCAGCCAGAGTCGCCAATGGAGAGAGCCGTTTTCTGGGTTGAGTACGTTGCCCGACACAAAGGAGCGGGGCATTTGCGCTCAGAATCCCACCGACTCCCCTGGTACGCTTACTATTGTGTAGATGTGATGATCTTTCTGTTGTCTGTGTTACTCCTGCTCACTGTGCTGGTGGTTGGAACACTGAAGAAACTTTGTCGTATTGCACTGAAGAAAAAGCAAAAAATTCATTAA